The region TGGGAACACTTTATTCTCCGTTAGGAGACTTCTGTACATTGAGGATCAAGTGCCACTTGAACAATTCTTTAGGTTTGTATAAATTTAAGCAGAAGCACTATGCAAACATTGACAAAACAGTGATACAGGAAATGGTCTACTCGAAGCTTGAGAGGAAGTTAAGCACGACCTCCTTGAGTTTTGCATCAGAGGCCTCTGAAATCTTACCGTCGGTCCTGAAACGCAAGAGAACACACATTTAGATGTGAAACTCAGTAACAAAATGTTCACTGGCTTTTCTTCCACAAATGCTCATGAAAACTTGCCTGATGGCTGAGAGCAGATCCTGGTGCTGGCTGATGACGTGTTGAAGGAAGGATTTCTCAAATCTGGTGATCTTGCTAGGCTCCATCTTGTCCAAGTGTCCTCTCACACCAGCGTAAATGACAGCCACCTGCTCCTCAATGGCCATGGGACCTTAAGACAAAACAGCACAGGAACGTTACAAACTTGTAGTTTACGAGTGAACCTGTCCTCCTATGCAGTAGGGGGCAGCAGTGAACTTACAGTACTGGCCCTGCTTGAGCAGCTCTGTGAGTCGCACGCCTCTGTTCAGCAGCTGCTGTGTGGCAGCGTCCAGATCAGAACCAAACTGGGCAAAGGCGGCCACCTCACGGTACTGGGCCAACtccagcttcatggtaccagCCACCTGGAGAATGAACAGATGGGTGTTTTATAGCCATTTTGACATCGAAATGAGCTCAAAAGCATCAACTGGGAGCAAAAAACGAACCTGCTTCATGGCCCTGGTCTGGGCAGCAGAGCCGACACGGGACACAGACAGACCCACGTTAATAGCGGGACGGATACCCTTGTAGAACAACTCAGTCTCCAAGAAAATCTGCAGGAAGAGATTGAAAAGATCAGCTTGAGAATCAAATCGTTGATTGTGCAGAAGACCTGCTTGCGCAGAAGACCTGCTTGCATGGCGACTCACTTGTCCGTCAGTGATGGAGATGACATTGGTGGGAATGTAAGCGGACACGTCTCCGGCTTGGGTCTCGATAACGGGCAGGGCGGTGAGGGATCCACCACCGAAGTTGTCGTTCATCTTGGCTGCTCTCTCCAGCAGACGGGAGTGCAGGTAGAAGACGTCACCGGGATAGGCCTCACGACCAGGGGGACGACGCAGCAGCAGGGACATTTGGCGGTATGCAACAGCCTGAAGAGTGCATGGTTTACAATTATTTTCTGCATTCAGACTCCAGATGCGTAAACTCCTTTAATATAATTCATAAAGCATCCTAGGATGCATCTAATGAAGTTGGGAGAGCATCTAAAGCATGTACGTGATTGTGAGGCACTTTAAATGaagtgggtttttttttgtgcGACAACATAATTCCCATCAGATCGGCACAATTTaggaggaaaaacaaaaaaaaaagttcaggtTGTTCATTTACAGTGCTGCACAATTTTGCcaaaattctgtatttttaatacagctataaataagcaaaaatattacaattataaatgtcaatgcatttaataaaaaaggaatttaACAAATGGATTTTAATAGTACAACTGTAGGAAAATATTTATGGCTTTAATTCATTCATTGTCAAACATTACACCATTGAACCTAATTGACAGAAAACTGCAGGAAGAAAGCCCTTAAAAGTTTCTTGTTAGAAGCACTTCAGGTGCATGCAGCTGATGCACATTAAAGTGATCCGTTGAAGCGATTCTTAAATCCACATTAAAGCATTCCGAACGCAGAGCAAATGGGGTTTGCATGAGGCAGCATTTACGGTGAACAAAGCCAGTGCAAACCCCAACTGATAATGAGCTGCTCCTATCCAAGAGCAAATTGCTGCACTTTGGGTGAAAACATGCAgggatttaattaaaaaaaataaaatccctCTTCACAATTCATAATCCAGTCACAATTCAGTTTCATTAGGattaatcatgcagccctaaCTACCATATAGTTTAGCACTATAAGATGGGGAGAAAGTACCAAGCACAACTTTGACTTTGATATTTGGACCAGTGTATTAAAGAGGAGGTCACACTAGCAGTTTTGTAGGCAAAAAGTCCATTGAATAGTCAAGTGTAGCAATAACTAAAACACAGCTCACATAGAGGCTTGGTTTGTACAAAGTGACTTCTTTCTATTGGTCAGCATGGCAAACCCACAGCCAATTTGAGCTAGCGGAGTAAATCCTTCACCCTCACATGAAATTCCCAATTCAATGGGTTCCTGGATTtggccagaaaaaaataaaaataaaaattctcacTCAATAGTAGACCGCAGCTTTAGTACGAAGTTCTCACCTGTTTGGAAAGATCGTCGTAGATGATCAGGGCGTGTTTGCCGTTGTCTCTGAAGTACTCGCCCATGGAGCAGCCGGAGTATGGAGCCAGGTACTGCAGGGGAGCAGCATCAGACGCGGTGGCAGACACCACGATGGTGTATTTCATAGCACCAGTGTCTGTCAGCCTCTTCACCAGCTGGGCCACGGTGGATCTCTTCTGACCGATGGCCACGTAGATGCAGTACAGCTTCTTTTTCTCTTCAGTGCCATCGTTGAAGCGCTTCTGGTTGATGATGGTGTCGATGGCAATGGCGGTTTTGCTGGAGGAAACAAATGGAAATGGATGACCAAGCGCAAATGAAGCAAGGATTTAAATTAGTCAAGTCACTATCTTACCCAGTCTGACGGTCTCCAATGATGAGCTCTCTCTGGCCACGGCCAATGGGCACCAGACTATCCACGGCTTTGATGCCGGTCTGCATGGGCTCCCTCACAGAGATGCGGGGGATGATGCCAGGGGCCTTCAGACCCACACGCCTACGCTGATTAGAGCCCAGGGGTCCCTGTGGAGGAGAAATGGAGACTGATTGGTCAACTCAAGTACGACATTTATTGGATATAGAAATTAAGAGCAGCTAAAACTATGCAAGAATCCAGATGGTGGTCAGACCTTGCCATCAATGGCGTTTCCCAGAGCGTCCACAACACGGCCGAGCAGCTCCTCTCCGACAGGAACGTCCACGATAGCCCCGGTTCTCTTGACAATGTCACCTTCTTTGATCAGTTTGTCGTTACCAAACACCACAACACCAACGTTATCAGGCTCCAAGTTCAGAGACATGCCCTATGGAGAGAAACGAAAGTCAAAAGCTACCAGTTAAACAAAAGCAATACTAAGACCGGATTACATACTCCTAATTAAAGCCCAGTTCATTTGTAGTAAATGTTAGTACAACTACACGTTTTGACTGGACTATTTAATTAGGCAgtctataatttatattttacactttttaaaatacctaCACCATTTcatactggaaaaaaaaaaaaaaaaaaaaaaaaatagtatgctATACCATTTCATTTAAAGGAATCACATTTTATACTTCATTTTACTGTAGTACGTAAaatttcaacttatttttaaataaatcaagacTTAAGTGGAAACACCACAAATGTAATCAAAACATAGAACGTCCATTAAActacaaaaattaaactaaaaaagttattcataaataattaagacttcaaattaaaatatggagtTAAAAACAAAGTCAATACTTGACTGGCAAGCATATGCACACCAGTTTCTCAAAACATTCAGAACTACAATAATATACCATCAGAGCTAATCAAAGCCAAAACCTATGTATATTGTGTGCATTAAGCAGAATATCAATCAAACTCCTTGACAGCTCAAGCCACGACCTCTTGACCCCTGGCTAACTCACCTTCAGACCGGAGGAGAACTCCACCATCTCTTCAGCCTGCACGTTCCTCAGCCCGTACACACGAGCGATACCGTCACCGATGGACAGCACACGGCCGGTCTCCTCCAGATCAGCACTAGTTTCGGCTCCAAGAATCTTCTCCTCCAGAATACTGGACACCTCCGCTGTGCCTGAGAAATAAAACTTTGCGTTGAGTGTGCATGACAgaaagtgcaaaaaaataatgcaataatactAGAAAAACCCAGAAGAAAAAGTACTGTTTAATAACCTGTCTTCTGCAGCCATGGTCTGGCAGTGTGCAGGTTCTTCGCTCCAACGCATGCAGCAGCAACATTCTTGGAAACCTGCAATTGCAAATATATTGGTTATAATCCCacaatgaaagtgtttgtgATGAACATGCAGCCATAAAAATCGAGCTTGTTGCAAGCGAGCCCTTGACCTTCATGTGCCATCAACAACAACGTCACTGGAGCTAAACCCATTCTCTCCTTTAAATAAGATTTAGAAAGCAGACCAACTACAAATACCAATCAAA is a window of Onychostoma macrolepis isolate SWU-2019 chromosome 21, ASM1243209v1, whole genome shotgun sequence DNA encoding:
- the atp5fa1 gene encoding ATP synthase subunit alpha, mitochondrial — protein: MLSVRVAAALARTLPRRAGFVSKNVAAACVGAKNLHTARPWLQKTGTAEVSSILEEKILGAETSADLEETGRVLSIGDGIARVYGLRNVQAEEMVEFSSGLKGMSLNLEPDNVGVVVFGNDKLIKEGDIVKRTGAIVDVPVGEELLGRVVDALGNAIDGKGPLGSNQRRRVGLKAPGIIPRISVREPMQTGIKAVDSLVPIGRGQRELIIGDRQTGKTAIAIDTIINQKRFNDGTEEKKKLYCIYVAIGQKRSTVAQLVKRLTDTGAMKYTIVVSATASDAAPLQYLAPYSGCSMGEYFRDNGKHALIIYDDLSKQAVAYRQMSLLLRRPPGREAYPGDVFYLHSRLLERAAKMNDNFGGGSLTALPVIETQAGDVSAYIPTNVISITDGQIFLETELFYKGIRPAINVGLSVSRVGSAAQTRAMKQVAGTMKLELAQYREVAAFAQFGSDLDAATQQLLNRGVRLTELLKQGQYCPMAIEEQVAVIYAGVRGHLDKMEPSKITRFEKSFLQHVISQHQDLLSAIRTDGKISEASDAKLKEVVLNFLSSFE